TTCCTATTTTATACAGAATCTGAAAGAGGATAAGGTGAATATTCCGGTATAAGCCTGAACTGTAATTAATTAAACCGTTTTTTATAATCTTCTAGAATCAAATCTCATGAGAAAATATTTATGCTTCTTCCTTTTTCTCTTTTCCTCTTTTATGGTTTGGGCTCAAAATACCCCTGCCGAAGTTGCCATTAAAGATAAACTAGACAAATTTTCATTAACATCAAATATTGATCCTAAGCAAAAAGAAGCTCGATTACTTGAGCTAAAAGCAGAATCCGAAAAGCTGGGCTACGATCTTGGGATTCTGATTAGCGGCAATTACCTGATCAAACTATATGGAAGGCAATACCGATATAAGGAACAGCTTAGATTGGGAGATCAGCTGAAAAAAGTAGCCAAAAATAAAAAAGATACTTATGGATATATTTCTGGGATATACCAAAGTACTTCGCTTGCACTGGGATATTTAGGGCTGAATGATGCGAGCTTGAAAGATCTTAAAAAGGCAATCAGTTATGCAGAGACCATCGAAGATAGGGATACAAGGTTATATCAGCTATCTGTATGCTATGAGAATATGGCGTTAAATTATGAACTCAAGCGAGGTGGTGATATTAATTTGTTAAGGGATTCATTGCTATATACTTATAAGAAAAGTCTTGAAATGGCAAAACAGGTCAGTGATAACAGTGAGGCAATAAGAAAAAACGTGAAATATGATCATATTGCCTATACTTATATGCGTCTGGGAATGTTATATCTGGAACCTGAGGATACTAAAGAAAATTTAGAATCTGCGGAAAAATATCTTTTAGAAGGCTTAAAAATACATGAGAGTAAAAAATATGAGATTCCTGCAGACAATAGAATAATGATGCTGAACCAGGTAAGCTGGTTGTATCTGGAAAAAAAAGAATATCATAAATCTATTGATTACGCCGAACGTGCGCTGAAATTAGAAAATGTAAATAAAAATCCTGCTCACCGGGTAGAATCCTTTGAATTTCTTGCTGACTCCTATAGGGAAATAGGGGATAAGGAAAAATCAGGATTCTATATGGACAAATATACCTATCTTAAAGACAGTCTCTCTTTAGCGGAGAAAAAAGAAGCTGATATCACCATGAAAAAAATGGTAAAGGAGGTAAATGATGAAAACAAACAAAGCTCAAAGAAACAATGGATGATCACCGGAATTTTAGCGTTGATTGCCGGGCTTATTACTGCTATTCTGTGGAGAAAGAAAAATAAAGCACTTCGAAAAAAGTACGAAGAAATGTTGGTAAACCTGAAAAATGAGAAAAAGGATCAGGTTGAAGAAACAAGTGAAGAAACAGATCTGGACAATACAGGAGAAGAATCCAACGATGACTTGCAGTCTGTTATCGATAAGAATATACTTTCTCCTGATACGGAAGCAAAAATCCAGAAAAAATTAACAGCTTTTGAGAAATCGGAGAAATATCTTAAAAAAGATCTTACCATCAGCTCGTTGGCAGTTCAGTTAAACACCAATACCAAATATCTTTCGGAGGTTATTAAAAACAAAAAATTCCAGAATTTTAACCATTACATCAACAGTTTAAGAATTAATTATATTGTTCATAAGCTGTATAATGAACCCAAATACAGGGAATACAAGATCAGTTATCTCGCAGAGGAATGCGGGTTTGCCTCTCCACAGGTTTTTGTTATAGCTTTCAAAAAAATCAACGGGTTACCCCCTTCCTATTTTATACAGAATCTGAAAGAAGATAAGGTAAATATCCTGATATCTGAAGACAGTCTTTTATAAAAGCATAAAATAAATAATAAAAGCGAAGCCTAATTGGCTTCGTTTTTTATTTGATAGGATTATCTCACTACTTTGGTTTTGTAAGCACTGACACAGGCAAAAAAAATTATGGAATAGCGTCATGCACTTCATTCTTAAGCTGGTCTATAAAATGAGAGGGAGTCATGCCCATTTCTTTCTTAAAAGCGATCGCAAATACCTGTGGAGAGGCAAACCCGCATTCCTCAGCGAGATAACTGATTTTATAGCCCCTGTAAACTGGTATTTCAGTTAGTTTATTAATAATATACCGGATACGGAGCCCGTTGATATACCCGTTGAAGTTTTTACCCGTATGGTTTTTGATGACTTCCGAAAGGTATTTGGTATTCGTATTCAGGTGATTGGAGAGCCAGGTAAGATTGATGTCTTTCCTTAAGAACTTTTCAGATTTCTCGAATTTGTTGATTTTTTTTATAATAGCATTATAGGTTTCGGCAGAGATGGAATGAATCGTTCTCATGGGATTGCTGGAAAGGTCAGTAGTCTGGGAATCCTGTAAAGAAACATTCTTATCATCACTTTGTTTTTGAAACAGATGAGAAATGTATTTTATAATGATGGATGAACCTTTTTCCTTCACCCGATAGGCCAGAAGCAGTACAACAAATAATAACCCCATAGAGCACAGGCTAACCACTTTAGCCGTTATCTTAGGAGCATTATTAGAATCTCCGGTAATAAAAAAAGTTAAGGGAACTACTAGACTATTCTTTTCATGCGCTAAAAGATAGGGGGAAGAGCCAAGATTCTGGGCCTGTACCTGAAAAGAACACAGAAAAACTGTTAAACCTAACAGGAAGGCTATGCGGAGTAGCAAACGGCGATGTATTTTTCCTTTGATAAGAAA
Above is a genomic segment from Chryseobacterium geocarposphaerae containing:
- a CDS encoding AraC family transcriptional regulator, translating into MRKYLCFFLFLFSSFMVWAQNTPAEVAIKDKLDKFSLTSNIDPKQKEARLLELKAESEKLGYDLGILISGNYLIKLYGRQYRYKEQLRLGDQLKKVAKNKKDTYGYISGIYQSTSLALGYLGLNDASLKDLKKAISYAETIEDRDTRLYQLSVCYENMALNYELKRGGDINLLRDSLLYTYKKSLEMAKQVSDNSEAIRKNVKYDHIAYTYMRLGMLYLEPEDTKENLESAEKYLLEGLKIHESKKYEIPADNRIMMLNQVSWLYLEKKEYHKSIDYAERALKLENVNKNPAHRVESFEFLADSYREIGDKEKSGFYMDKYTYLKDSLSLAEKKEADITMKKMVKEVNDENKQSSKKQWMITGILALIAGLITAILWRKKNKALRKKYEEMLVNLKNEKKDQVEETSEETDLDNTGEESNDDLQSVIDKNILSPDTEAKIQKKLTAFEKSEKYLKKDLTISSLAVQLNTNTKYLSEVIKNKKFQNFNHYINSLRINYIVHKLYNEPKYREYKISYLAEECGFASPQVFVIAFKKINGLPPSYFIQNLKEDKVNILISEDSLL
- a CDS encoding helix-turn-helix domain-containing protein, with product MLLRIAFLLGLTVFLCSFQVQAQNLGSSPYLLAHEKNSLVVPLTFFITGDSNNAPKITAKVVSLCSMGLLFVVLLLAYRVKEKGSSIIIKYISHLFQKQSDDKNVSLQDSQTTDLSSNPMRTIHSISAETYNAIIKKINKFEKSEKFLRKDINLTWLSNHLNTNTKYLSEVIKNHTGKNFNGYINGLRIRYIINKLTEIPVYRGYKISYLAEECGFASPQVFAIAFKKEMGMTPSHFIDQLKNEVHDAIP